The genomic interval GGCGCCGGCGGTGCCGCTGCTGGTGGCCTACGGGTCGCAGTCGGGCACGGCCGAAGCTCTGTCCAAGAACGTCCGCAAGTTCGCGGCGACCTCCGGGTTCCAGCCGGAGGTCAAGCAGCTCAACGACGTGGAGCCCGCCGAACTGGCCGGCTTCGGGCACGTGCTCCTGCTGTGCTCCACCTTCGGCGAGGGCGACCCGCCGGACAACGCCCTGAAGTTCTTCGACAAGCTGATGGCCGACGATGCGCCCCGCCTGGAGGGCCTGCACTTCAGCGTGCTCGGGCTCGGCGACTCGTCGTACGCGCAGTTCAACCAGAGCGGCCGCGACCTCGACGCCCGGCTGGAAGCGCTCGGGGCGTCGCGGGCCGCGGAGGCGGTGCTCTGCGACGTCGCGTACGAGGACGACTTCGACGCGTGGAAGCAGAGCGTCTTCGCGAGCGAGCCGTTCGCGGCCGCGGGCGTCGGGACCTCGCAGGCGCCCGTCGATCGCGGCGACGAGGCGGTCGAGCGTTACACGAAGAGCACGCCCTTCCCGGCGACGCTGCTGGAGGTCCGCGGGCTCTCCGGCCCCAACTCCAAGAAGGAGGTGAACCACGTGGAGATCTCGCTCGCGGGCTCGGGCCTCGACTACGCCGTCGGCGATGCGCTGGGCGTGTGGCCGGTGAACTGCAGCGAGCACGTGAGCGAGCTGCTCGCGGCGGGCGGCTTCTCCGGCCGCGAGGTGGTGACGCTCAAGGACGGCCCGCTGCCGCTGCGGGCGGCGCTCCTGTCGAAACTGGACGTGTGCGTCGTGACGCCCAAGACGCTGGAGGTGCTGAACATCGCCGCGGAGATGTCGGAGATCGAGGGCATGCACGTGGTCGACCTGCTGGAGAGGTTCCAGCCCGACGCCGACGCGCAGCAGCTCGCCGAGGCGCTGCGCCCGCTGCAGCCGCGGCTGTACTCGATCTCCTCGTCGCCGAAGGCTCACCCCGGGGAGGTCCACCTCACGGTGGGCGCCGTCCGCTACGAGACGCACAGCCGCGCCCGCAAGGGTGTGGCGAGCACCTTCCTCGCCGACCGCTGCGGCTGCGGAGCCCAGGTCGGCGTGTACCTGCAGAAGTCGGCGCACTTCCACCTGCCGGCCCCGGAGGTCCCGCTGATCATGTGCGGCCCGGGCACCGGCATCGCGCCCTTCCGGGCCTTCCTGGAGGAACGCGCCGCCGCCGAGGCGTCCGGGAAGAACTGGCTGTTCTTCGGCGACCAGCACGAGGCCGACGACTACCTCTACCGCGACGAGCTCGAGGCCTTCGCGGCGGCGGGCGTGCTGGACCGGGTGGATCTCGCGTGGTCGCGCGACGGGAGCGAGAAGGTCTACGTCCAGCACCTCATGGAGCGGGCGGGCGCCGAGCTGTTCGCCTGGTTCGAGGAAGGCGCCGCCTTCTACATCTGCGGCGACGCGTCGCGGATGGCCAAGGACGTGGACGCGGCGCTGCACCGCGTCGTCGCCGAGCACGGCGGGTTGAGCGAGGAGCAAGCCGCGGCGTACGTGGAGAAGCTGAAGGGGGAGGGGAGGTATCAGCGGGATGTGTATTGATGCAGCGGCTGCGCCGCTCGAGCGAGGAAGCGAAAAAGAGAGGAAGCGAAGAAGTCAGCAGGAGCCGGGCGCGGCGGCGCCGCGAGCTGCAACCCCTTCCTGACTTCTTCACTTCTTCGCTTCCCCCCTTCTTCGCTTCTTCGCTTCTTCGCTTCCCCAACCCCCCGCTTGCCCCCCGCCCCCCTGCCCGTGCGAGCCATCGCCTCCCCTCCCCCCACCACCTCCCGCGACATCCGCCTCCGCCTGGCGGACCACGCGGAGGTCGCGCACGCGCCGTGCGATGCGGAGGCTTCCGCCGAGGGGGAGCGCTGCATGAGCTGCGGGGCGGCCTTCTGCATGCCCTCGGGCGGGTACGCGAGCCACGCGGGCGGCGCGGCGGGGTGCCCGATCGGCAACCGGATCCCCGAGTGGAACGAGCTGGTGAGCCTCGGCCGGTGGGAGGAGGCCTACGCGAACCTGGCGGAGACGAACAACTTCCCCGAGTTCACCGGGCGGCTGTGCCCGGCGCCGTGCCAGGACGCCTGCATCCACGGGCTCAACGAGCGGCCGGTGGGCATCAAGTCGATCGAGCGGGCGATCATCGACAAAGCCTTCGCCCGGGGGTGGGTCCGGCAGAACACGCCGGCGGTGCGGCTGGACACCCAAGTGGGCATCGTCGGCTCCGGTCCGGCGGGGCTGGCGGCGGCGGACCAGCTCAACCAGGCCGGGCACCGGGTGACCGTGTTCGAGCGGGCGGACCGGGTGGGCGGGCTGCTCGTGTACGG from Phycisphaera mikurensis NBRC 102666 carries:
- a CDS encoding diflavin oxidoreductase, which translates into the protein MPTSTLPAPAGLLDGLSPGKASPYAPYVPADAPFSEPQRQWLNGLFTGLSVIARAANAGGDGKEPEAPAVPLLVAYGSQSGTAEALSKNVRKFAATSGFQPEVKQLNDVEPAELAGFGHVLLLCSTFGEGDPPDNALKFFDKLMADDAPRLEGLHFSVLGLGDSSYAQFNQSGRDLDARLEALGASRAAEAVLCDVAYEDDFDAWKQSVFASEPFAAAGVGTSQAPVDRGDEAVERYTKSTPFPATLLEVRGLSGPNSKKEVNHVEISLAGSGLDYAVGDALGVWPVNCSEHVSELLAAGGFSGREVVTLKDGPLPLRAALLSKLDVCVVTPKTLEVLNIAAEMSEIEGMHVVDLLERFQPDADAQQLAEALRPLQPRLYSISSSPKAHPGEVHLTVGAVRYETHSRARKGVASTFLADRCGCGAQVGVYLQKSAHFHLPAPEVPLIMCGPGTGIAPFRAFLEERAAAEASGKNWLFFGDQHEADDYLYRDELEAFAAAGVLDRVDLAWSRDGSEKVYVQHLMERAGAELFAWFEEGAAFYICGDASRMAKDVDAALHRVVAEHGGLSEEQAAAYVEKLKGEGRYQRDVY